From one Solanum lycopersicum chromosome 12, SLM_r2.1 genomic stretch:
- the LOC101261789 gene encoding uncharacterized protein, which yields MSYINPSMGSGSRTARRTMEFGRTYVVRPKGKHQATMVWLHGLGDNGSSSSQLLESLALPNIKWICPTAPTRPVAILGGFPCTAWFDAGELSDDTTNDLEGLEASVAHIANLLSTEPADVKLGIGGFSMGAATALYSATCFAHGKYGNGNPYPVNLRAVIGLSGWLPGSRNVRNKIEGSHEAARCAASLPILLCHGKCDEVVPYRYGERASYVLSSAGFRNLQFKAYDGLGHYTVPREMDEVCNWLNARLGLEGSRR from the exons ATGAGTTACATAAATCCTTCAATGGGCTCTG GAAGTAGGACGGCGAGGAGGACGATGGAGTTTGGAAGGACATATGTGGTGAGGCCTAAAGGAAAACACCAGGCTACAATGGTTTGGCTACATGGTCTTGGTGATAATGGCTCTAG TTCTTCTCAGCTCTTGGAAAGCCTAGCCCTTCCTAAT ATCAAATGGATATGCCCAACTGCCCCAACTCGTCCCGTGGCTATACTTGGTGGATTTCCTTGCACTGCAT GGTTTGACGCGGGAGAACTTTCTGATGACACTACTAATGATCTTGAAGGCTTAGAGGCGTCCGTTGCACATATTGCAAACTTATTGTCAACTGAACCTGCTGATG TTAAACTTGGTATCGGAGGCTTCAGCATGGGCGCAGCCACTGCGCTCTACTCAGCGACTTGCTTCGCCCACGGGAAATATGGAAATGGAAACCCTTACCCTGTCAACTTGAGGGCTGTCATAGGCCTCAGTGGTTGGCTTCCAGGTTCCAG GAATGTGAGGAACAAGATTGAAGGATCACATGAGGCTGCAAGATGTGCTGCATCTTTACCTATTCTACTATGTCATGGAAAAT GCGATGAAGTTGTTCCTTATCGGTATGGAGAGAGGGCTTCCTATGTTTTGAGCTCAGCTGGATTCAGGAATCTTCAATTCAAAGCCTATGATGG GCTTGGTCATTACACAGTGCCAAGGGAAATGGATGAGGTTTGTAATTGGTTAAATGCAAGGCTTGGTCTTGAAGGTTCACGACGATAA